From Rutidosis leptorrhynchoides isolate AG116_Rl617_1_P2 chromosome 3, CSIRO_AGI_Rlap_v1, whole genome shotgun sequence, a single genomic window includes:
- the LOC139900581 gene encoding protein ALP1-like: MLEAVASQDLWIWHAFFGMAGANNDINVLKFSPLFNTIKEGTAPPSSFNVNGHHYDRGYYLGDGIYPDWAMLVKAPHNPIDEQRKKFKWFQESARKDIERAFGVLQGRFAMLKTPARSKDFNKIRRHMYACVVLHNMIQENNGFVISKRDEKMIAHPSNRPRRLERNLRDRDAGIKEIRDKQVHNRLESDLTEHVWNLSPYFRSANINIDN, encoded by the coding sequence ATGCTTGAAGCAGTGGCTTCTCAAGATTTGTGGATATGGCATGCATTCTTTGGTATGGCTGGTGCAAACAACGACATTAACGTTTTAAAGTTTTCACCGTTGTTTAACACTATTAAAGAGGGCACTGCTCCACCTTCATCGTTTAATGTAAACGGTCATCACTACGATAGAGGGTATTACCTAGGTGATGGTATATACCCAGATTGGGCTATGCTGGTCAAAGCTCCCCACAATCCAATTGATGAACAGCGTAAAAAGTTTAAATGGTTTCAAGAAAGTGCAAGGAAAGATATTGAACGTGCATTTGGAGTACTACAAGGTAGATTTGCCATGTTAAAGACTCCGGCAAGATCTAAGGacttcaacaaaattagaagacatatGTACGCTTGTGTTGTATTACATAACATGATTCAAGAAAATAACGGTTTTGTGATTTCGAAAAGGGATGAAAAAATGATTGCTCACCCAAGTAACCGACCTAGAAGGTTGGAAAGGAATTTGAGGGATCGAGATGCCGGGATTAAGGAAATCAGAGATAAGCAAGTTCACAATCGGTTGGAGTCAGATTTAACCGAGCACGTTTGGAACTTATCACCTTATTTTCGTAGcgctaatattaatattgataattag